DNA from Mycolicibacterium alvei:
AGGTACTCCAGGAACGCGGCCTCGATGTCGATCGCGAGCGCGTTGACCTGTCCACCGCCATCGGCCGTGGCCACCTTGACTTCCTCGTACGGCAGCGGTGGCACGTCGAACAACTGCGCGATGCCCTGCCGTTCCTCGACCTCGACGAGCAGCACCTTTCGGCCGCCGGCCGCCAGAGCCAGGGCCAGGGCCGCCGCGACGGTGGACTTGCCGGTGCCGCCCTTACCGGATACGAAATGCAGGCGGGCCTTCGTCAGCCTTGACGGCCAGCCGACGTGTTTGGCGCCGCTCTCTGTGGTTGCCACCTCTGCATGCTAGCCAAGCCCGGGTGTCCGCCCGATAGGCTCGGGTCATGAGCGAAGGAACTAGGTGGGCAGCGTGAGCGAAGCGAACAAATGGGAATACGCCACGGTGCCGTTGTTGACTCACGCCACCAAACAAATTCTCGATCAATGGGGTGAGGACGGCTGGGAACTGGTCTCGGTGTTGCCGGGCCCGACCGGCGAGCAGCACGTCGCGTATCTGAAGCGGCCGAAGTGACCAACTCGCAACGGCTGACCGAACTGGGCATCGAACTGCCCGACGTGGTCGCGCCGCTGGCCGCCTACGTGCCCGCGGTGCGGACCGGCAACCTGGTCTACACCGCCGGTCAACTCCCGATCCGGGCCGGTGAGCTGCTGGCCGCCGGCAAGGTCGGCGCGGAGATCAGCCCCGATCAGGGCAACGAGCTGGCTCGGGTCTGCGGCCTCAACGCGCTGGCCGCCGTGCACGCGCTGGTGGGCATCGACTCCGTCGTCCGAATCGTCAAGGTGACCGGGTTCGTTGCCTCCGCACCCGGATTCAGCGGACAGCCCGGTGTCGTCAACGGTGCCTCCGAACTGTTCGGCGAGATCTTCGGTGAGGCGGGCGCGCACGCGCGTTCGGCCGTCGGCGTATCGGAACTGCCGCGTAATGCGCCGGTCGAAGTCGAGATCATCGTCGAAACCGCGTGACAGCAGCGCAGCACCCCGCCTACGGGCTGTTGAGGCCGGTCACCCGATCCGCCTCGGTGCTGCTGTGCGACAACCCGGGGCTGATGACCCTGGAGGGCACCAACACGTGGGTGCTGCGTGGCCCGGGGAGCGACGAGATCGTCGTCGTCGACCCCGGTCCCGACGATGAGGCACACATCGCCCGCATCGCCGAACTGGGCACCGTCGCACTGGTGTTGATCAGTCACAAGCACGAGGACCACACCGGCGGCATCGACAAGCTCGTGGACCTGACCGGCGCCACCGTCCGCTCGGTCGGCAGCGGCTTCCTGAGAGGCCTCGGCGGTCCGCTGACCGACGGCGACGTGATCGACGCTGCCGGCCTGAAGATCAAGGTGATGGCCACGCCCGGCCACACGGTCGATTCACTGAGCTTCGTGCTCGACGACGACAACGGACCAGGGGCCGTGTTGACCGCAGACACCGTGCTGGGCCGCGGCACCACTGTCATCGACACCGAGGACGGCAGCCTGCGTCACTACCTGGAGTCGCTGCAACGGCTGCAGGGCCTCGGCCCGCGCAGGGTGCTTCCCGGGCACGGCCCCGATCTGCCGAATCTCCACGAAGTAACCGCGATGTACCTGGCGCACCGCGAGGAGCGGTTGAACCAGATCCGGGCGGCGCTGATCGAACTCGGTGAGGACGCCTCGGCCCGACAGGTCGTCGAGCACGTCTACACCGATGTCGACCAGAAACTCTGGGACGCCGCCGAAAAGAGCGTCCAAGCCCAACTGGATTACCTGCGGGACTGACTCAACGCCCTCAACGCCGAAACGGTATTCCGGCAGCTGGTTACTCGAACAAAAGCTGCTGGAATACCGTTTCGCGGAAAACTAGCGGGCGATCAGCGCGCTCGGCGTGCCAGCCGCTCGCTGTCGCTGATGAGCACGCTCTTGCCCTCCAGCCGGATCCAGCCGCGGTGGGCGAAATCGGCCAGTGCCTTGTTGACGGTCTCGCGGGAGGCGCCGACGAGCTGGGCGATCTCTTCCTGCGTGAGGTCGTGCGTGACGCGCAACGCCCCGCCCTCCTGGGTGCCGAACCGCTGGGCCAGCTGCAGCAGCTGCTTGGCCACCCGGCCGGGAACGTCGGTGAAGATCAGGTCGGCCAGGTTGTTGTTGGTGCGGCGCAGACGACGCGCGAGCACCCGCAGCAGCTGTTCGGCGATCTCGGGACGGTCGGCGATCCACGCGCGCAGCGCGTCACGGTCCATCGACACCGCGCGCACCTCGGTGATCGTGGTGGCGCTCGAGGTACGGGGCCCCGGGTCGAAGATCGACAGCTCACCGAACATGTCCGACGGACCCATGATGGTCAGCAGGTTCTCGCGGCCGTCCGGTGAACGGCGGCCGATCTTCACCTTGCCGGAGATGATGATGTACAGGCGGTCGCCGGGCTCGCCCTCGGCGAAGACGGTATGCCCGCGCGGGAAGTCGACGGGCTGCAACTGCTTCGTCAACGCCGAAACGGCGGTCGGCTCGACGCCCTGGAAGATTCCGGCCCTGGCCAGGATCTCGTCCACGTTGCCCCTTAAGCTATTGGGTGTGTTGTCCTCTTACTGAGAATTCCTGCTCAGTCTAGAGGTACGCGGTTTCGCGACTAGCCCACGCTACACACGATTGACGTGTCGAGACGCAGGAAACCCGGTATTTATGGCCTGCGGTTCGTGGTACCGCGTCGGCAAACCTTCACTCTCGACGCCGAGGATCACCGGCTTGACCCGCGGCATGGCCGGCGCCGGGCCGGGCTTTCGGTCCAACCCTGCTTCGAGTCGCTCGAGCCCGAACGCCGCCATCATGAGCAACCCCGGGGTGAACGAGACCAGCAACCACGACACAAGGCAGTAGTTAACACGGCGTAGGTCTCAGCGTGGTCACGAATCATCACCGGTCCGCGCAGGAGAACGTCCGACGAGATCAGTACGCTGACAGACGTGACTGAGGCTGCCGCCCCAACAGGGAAAACGCGCCGGTCCAAGAAGTGGGACACCGAGACCCACCTGGGCCTGGTTCGTCGGGCTCGACGGATGAATCGCGAACTGGCCCGGGCATTTCCGCACGTCTACTGCGAGCTGGACTTCACCAATCCGCTGGAACTGGCGGTGGCCACCATCTTGTCGGCGCAGAGCACCGACAAACGGGTGAACCTGACCACTCCGGCGCTCTTCCTCAAATACCGCACGGCGCTGGACTACGCGCAGGCCGACCGCGCCGAGATGGAGGAGTTGATCCGGCCGACCGGGTTCTACCGGAACAAGACCAACTCACTGATCCGGCTGGGGCAGGAGTTGGTGGCGCGGTTCGACGGGCAGGTGCCGGACAATATCGAAGACCTGGTGACGCTGCCCGGTGTGGGACGCAAGACCGCCAACGTCATCCTCGGTAACGCCTTCGACATTCCCGGGATCACCGTCGACACCCACTTCGGTCGGCTGGTGCGGCGCTGGCGCTGGACGGCCGAAGAGGATCCGGTCAAGGTCGAGTTCGCGATCGGTGAGCTCATCGAACGCAAGGAATGGACCCTGCTCAGCCACCGGGTGATCTTCCACGGCCGTCGGGTCTGCCACGCCCGTAAGCCGGCGTGTGGTGTGTGTGTGCTGGCCAAGGACTGCCCGTCGTTCGGACTGGGGCCCACCGATCCGCCCACCGCTGCCGCGCTGGTCAAAGGCCCCGAGATCGAGCATCTGCTGGCCCTGGCCGGGCTGTGAACCCACGATGAGCAGACCGGCCCGCTGGACCGTGGTGGTTCTGGTGATCCTGGTGGCGTTGGGTACCGCGTTCTGGATGGAGTTGCGCGACGAACCGGCCCCGCAGGCCGGGGCGGGGCAGTCCACCTCCCGTGATCACCGTGACGCCGATACCCCCGAGGCCCTGGCCGGTCCCCGGGCCCGCGCGGACCTGCCGCCGTGCCCGGGCCCCGGCAAGGGTGAGGGCCCCGAAGCGCTGCGCGGCATCACCCTGGAGTGCGCCGGTGACGGGAAGTCCGTGGATGTGGCCCGCGCCTTGGCGGGCCGGACCGTGGTGCTCAATCTGTGGGCGTACTGGTGCGGCCCATGTGCCGACGAACTGCCGGCGATGGCCGAATACCAGCGCCGTGTCGGCGACGACGTGCTGGTCGTGACCGTGCACCAGGACGAGAACGAGACCGCGGCACTGGTCCGCCTGGCCGAACTCGGAGTGCGGCTGCCGACCCTGCAGGACGGCAGACGATTGGTGGCGGCCGCACTCAAGGTGCCCAACGTCATGCCTGCGACCGTGGTGCTGCGCGCGGACGGTAGCGTGGCCGGGACCCTACCCAGATCGTTCGTCAGCGCCGACGAGATCGCGGCGGCGGTCGACGAGTTGATCCGCTCTAGCCGATAGGAGCACCCGGGTGAGTTCGACGCACGGCGGGCTGTTCCCGGATGCCGCCCCGGCCTGGCTCAAACCGCTGGTGGACAACCTCGACCGGGTGCCCGACGCCTACCGTCGGCGGGTCCCCCCGGACGTGCTGGCGGGCATCGTCGAAGCCAACAATCAAGCGGCCCGGGCCGGCGCGCTGCGCGACGCCGCAGTTCTGGTGCTGTTCTCCGGCCCGCCCGAGGGCGCACCCCCACTGCTTCCCGAGGATGCCGACCTGCTGGTGACGGTCCGCGCCTCGACCCTGCGCCATCATGCGGGCCAGGCTGCGTTCCCCGGCGGGGCGACCGATCCCGGCGACCAGGGTCCGGTGGGTACGGCCTTCCGCGAGGCCTGGGAAGAGACGGGTATCGATACCAGCCGGCTCTACCCGTTGGCGACGCTGGAGAAGATGTTCATCCCGCCGTCCGGGTTCCACGTGGTCCCGGTGCTGGCCTACTCGCCCGACCCGGGGCAGGTCGCCGTGGTCAACGAATCCGAGACCGCCGTCGTCACGCGGGTTCCGGTGCGCGCCTTCATCAACCCGGAGAATCGGCTGATGGTGTACCGGGACGCCAACGCCGGCCGGTTCGCGGGGCCGGCCTTCCTGCTCAACCAGATGCTGGTGTGGGGTTTCACCGGCCAGATCATCTCGGCGATCCTCGACGTCGCGGGTTGGGCCAAGCCCTGGAACACCGACGATGTCCGCGGACTCGACGATGCAATGGCCCTTGTCGGGCATGACAACGGTTACGGTTAAGCCCAATGTTGAAGTGGATATAGATGACACCTTCGGTCTGGCTCGATTTCGCCATCCTCGGCATCGGGTTCGTCGCAGCCATTTCCGGCTGGCGTTCCGGTGCGCTCGGCTCCCTGCTGTCCTTCATCGGCGTGGTGCTCGGTGCGGTGGCAGGCGTGCTGCTGGCGCCGCACGTGATTCCGCACATCTCGGGTGACCGCACCAAGCTGTTCGCCACGCTGTTCCTGATCCTTGCCCTCGTGGTGATCGGTGAGATCGCCGGTGTGGTGCTGGGCCGTGCCGTGCGCGGCACCATCCGAAACCCCGTGTTCCGGGTGGTGGACTCGGCGGTCGGCGTGAGTCTGATGCTGGTCGCCGTCCTCGTCGCATCCTGGTTGCTGGGGAGCCTGCTGACTTCCTCGGACCAGCCGAATCTGGCTGCGGCGGTGAAGAATTCGCGGGTACTCACCGAGGTCGACAAGGTGGCGCCGGACTGGCTTCGCTCGGTGCCGAACCGGTTGTCGGCGCTGTTGGACACCTCGGGGCTGCCCGATGTGCTCGAACCGTTCGGCCGGACCCCGATCGTCAACGTCGACGCCCCGGACGCCGCGCTGGCCACCGATCCCATCGTGACGACCTCCCGGCCCAGCGTGGTCAAGATCCGTGGCGTCGCACCGAGTTGCCAGAAAGTGCTTGAGGGCAGCGGGTTCGTGGTCGCCCAAAACCGGGTGATGTCCAACGCCCACGTGGTCGCCGGTGCCGACAGCGTCACCATCGAGGCCGACGGCAAGACCTACGACGCCGGCGTGGTGTCGTATGACCCCAACGCCGACATCTCCATCCTCGACGTACCGAACCTGCCGATCGCCCCGCTGCAGTTCGCCGACCAACCGGCCCCGAAGGGTACCGACGCCGTGGTGATGGGTTACCCGGGCGGCGGCGACTTCCTGGCCACCCCGGCCCGCGTGCGCGAGATCATCGAGCTCAACGGGCCCGACATCTACCGCACCACCACCGTCACCCGCGAGGTCTACACGGTCAGAGGCACAGTGCGGCAAGGCAATTCAGGCGGGCCGATGATCAACCGGGCAGGCAAGGTGCTGGGCGTGGTGTTCGGTGCGGCAGTCGACGACGTCGACACCGGGTTCGTGCTGACCGCCAAGGAAGTCGAGCACCAGCTGGCCAAGATCGACAACACCGAGCGGGTCCAGACCGGCACCTGCATCAACTCCTGATCAGTTGGCGTGCAGCTGGGCCAGGAACCGGCTCAGCTGCCCGTTGACCGCCTCCGGTTGTTCTTCGTGGCTGAAATGTCCAGCGCCCGTGATCGATACGTACCGTCCATGGGGTGCGTAGTGCTGGGTCCGGTGCACCGGGTCGGGCAGCACGTACGGGTCGGCGTCACCGCGCATGTGCAGCACCGGCACGTTGATCGGGCGTTTCATCGAACGCATGAATCGCCGACCCTCACCGCGCAGTTGGCTGCGCACCGCCCACCGCTGGTACTCCAGTGCACAGTGCGCGGCCCCGGGAATCTGGATGGCCTGACGCAGGTGGTTCATGGTGAGGGCGAAGTCCTGGCTGGTCTGCCAGGTGGCCCCGGCCCGGGTGCGGACCAGGCGCTCCAACTCCGCGCCGCCGTGGCGGGTCAGCGTGTGCTCGGGCCAGCCCGGCAGCTGATACCTCAACATCGACGGCAACAGGGCGCGGCCCTGATCGCGGCGTGTCAACGTGGACGCCCTCAGAGCCAGCGGGTGCGGTGAGCTGATGAGTGCGATCGCGTCGACCACACGCGGGTGCAGCGCCGCGGTCGCCCAGCACACCAGACCGCCGTCTGCATGCCCGACCAGCGTCGCGGTCTTGTGCCCCAACGCGCGGACCAGGCCGGCGGTGTCCCCGGCCAGGGTCCAGCCGTCGTAACCGCGAGGCGGTTTGTCACTGTCGCCGTAGCCGCGCAGGTCGACCGCCACCACACGGGCGTCGGTCAGTCCGGTGAGTTGGTGTCGCCACGACCACCAGAACGAGCCGAACCCGTGCAGGAGGATGACCAGTGGGCGGTCCGCGTCGGCCTGCGAGCTCTCGCCCTCCACCACATGGTCGGGCTGCGAGCTCTCGCCCTCCACCACATGAAACCGAATCCCATTGGCATGCACCTGCAGATGCCGCCACGGCCCGTCGATTCTCGCGATCGACGGGGCGGGTGGAGGCATTACCAGCCTGACGGGTCGGTGGCGGGCTTGGCCGGGACGGCCGCCGCGGTGCCCTTGTCGTGGCCCGGCGTCAGGGCCACGCGGGTCTCCTTGACCGACTCGATGGTCTGCTGCGGACCCTTGATCCGTCGCACCTTCAGGAAGCCGAACAACGCCAGCGCCCCGGTGGTCAGCACCATCAGGCCGAACACGATGAGGAAGGCCACCCAGCGCCACAGCCAGGTGTCGAGCAACTCGGCGACGAAGAAGAAGAAAAAGAACGTCGAGTAGAACAGGACCACCAGCGCGGCGATGAAGAAGACGCTGCCGGTCAGACCCTTCTTCACATCTCGGGTGATCTCGGCCTTGGCCAACTCCACCTCGGCGCGCAGCAGGGTGGAGACCTGCGCGGTGGCGTCCTTGACCAGGTCGCCGATCGACGGGTCCGGCTTGGGCGCATGCGGGTCGACGAGCGGAATCGAGGTCACCGTCGTCGGAACGCCGTCCCTGCGGTCGCCTGTGCTCATGGCGTTCATGTTGCCATGCGACGAAGCCGTTAACGATCCCGGTCGACATCCGGGTCTTAGTAGACTGAGCCCATTCTTGAGTTGCGCGGGTCGGGCGCGTCGATCGGAGGACACTTGACGAGCAGACACCGCTGGCAGTTGTTGATTGGTGCCCCGGTCATCGCCGCCATTGCGATGTTGACTCCGGCCCTTGCGCATGCCGATCCGCCGGTGGTGCTCGGTGGCGGCTCGGGGATCGTGGTCAACGGCGACGCATTCTGCACGCTCACCGCGATCGGGCACGACAACGCCGGCCGGCTCATCGGCTTCACCTCGGCACACTGCGGCGGGCCGGGCGCCACGGTGTCGGCTGAAGGTGCCGACAGCGCCGGAGTGGTGGGCACGATGGTGGCCGGCAACGACCTGCTCGACTACGCGGTCATCGAATTCGATCCGGCCAAGGTGACGCCGACCAACAACGTCAACGGTTTCCAGATCGACGGGCTCGGACCGGACCCGGCGTTCGGCGAGATCGCCTGCAAGCTGGGCCGAACGACGGGCTACTCCTGCGGTGTCACGTGGGGGCCGGGTAAGGATCCGGGCACCATCGTCAACCAGGTGTGCGGCCAGCCCGGAGACTCGGGTGCGCCGGTCACGGTCAACAACCGGCTGGTCGGCATGATTCACGGCGCCTATTCCGAGGAATTGCCGACCTGTGTGGTGAAGTTCGTGCCGCTGCATACGCCGGCGGTGACGATGTCGTTCAACACGCAGCTGGCAGACATCACCGCCAAGAACCGACCGGGAACGGGTTTCGTCCCGGTCGGTTAGCGCGGAATCACTTGCTGGCGCGGATGGCTTCGAACACGCTGGGGTCGACCAGGGTTGAGGTGTCGCCGAGTTCGCGGCCTTCGGCGACGTCACGCAGCAGCCGGCGCATGATCTTGCCGCTGCGGGTCTTGGGCAGTTCGGGCACGACGTGGATCTCGCGGGGTTTGGCGATCGGGGAGATCTCGGTGGACACCTGTGCGCGCAGTTCGTCGATCATGGTGTCGGCCCCGCCGTGCGCAGACTCCTTGAGGATGACGAACGCGCAGATCGCCTGGCCGGTGGTGTCGTCGGAGGCACCCACGACGGCGGCCTCGGCCACTCCGGAATGTCCGACCAGTGCCGACTCCACCTCGGCGGTGGAAATCCGGTGCCCGGAGATGTTCATGACGTCGTCGATGCGGCCCAGCACCCAGATGTTTCCGTCGGAGTCGTAGCGGGCGCCGTCACCGGCGAAGTACCAGCCCTGCTCGGCGAACCGTGACCAGTAGGTCTCGGTGAACCGCTTCGGGTCGCCCCAGATGCCGCGCAGCATCGCCGGCCACGGCTGATCGAGCACCAGGTAACCGGTGACGTGCTCGGCTTCATCAGCGCCGGGGATCAACTCGTTGCCGTCGTCATCGACGATCTTGGCGCTGATGCCGGGCAGCGGGGTCATCGCCGAGCCGGGCTTGGCCGCGGTGACACCGGGCAGCGGGGAGATCATGATCGCCCCGGTCTCGGTCTGCCACCAGGTGTCCACGACGGGGGTCTTGCCCGCGCCGATGACTTCGGCGTACCAGCGCCAGGCCTCGGGGTTGATCGGCTCACCCACCGAACCCAGCAGCCGCAGGCTGGACAGGTTGTGGGCGGCCGGGATCTGCCGACCCAGCTTCATGAAGGTGCGGATCAGGGTCGGTGCGGTGTAATAGATGGTGACACCGTACTTTTCGATGATCTCGAAGTGGCGGTGCTCGGTGGGTGAGGTCGGGGTGCCTTCGTAGACGACCTGGGTGGCGCCGTTGGCCAGCGGTCCGTAGACGATGTAGGTGTGCCCGGTCACCCAGCCGATGTCGGCGGTGCACCAGTACACGTCGGTCTCGGGTTTGAGGTCGAACACGTTGTAATGCGTGTACGCCGACTGGGCCAGGTAGCCGCCCGAGGTGTGCACGATGCCCTTGGGCTTACCGGTGGTGCCCGAGGTGTACAGCAGAAACAGCGGCTGCTCGGAATCAAAGGACTCTGGATCATGGTGCGTTGACTGGCTTTCCACAGCCTCGTGCCACCACAGGTCGCGGCCCTGGGTCCAGTTCACGTCGATTCCGGTGCGGCGCACCACCAGGACGTGCTCGACCGACGGTTGGCCGGAGACGGCTTCATCCACGGCGTCCTTGAGCGAGGCGGCCTTACCGCGCCGGTACTGACCGTCGGTGGTGATGACCAGCTTGGCTTCGGCGTCCTCGACGCGGGCCCGCAGCGCAGACGCGGAGAACCCGGCGAACACGACGCTGTGCATGGCGCCCAGCCGGGCACAGGCCAGCATCGCCACGATCGCCTCGGGCACCATCGGCATGTAGATGGCGACGCGGTCACCGGCGGTCAGGCCCAGGGCAGCCAGCGCATTGGCGGCCTTGCAGACCTCGTCTTTGAGTTGGGCGTAGGTGATGTCGCGGGCGTCACCGACCGGTTCGCCTTCCCAGTGGATCGCCACCCGGTCGCCATTGCCGGCCTCGACGTGACGGTCCACGCAGTTGTAGGCGACATTCAGCTTGCCGCCGACGAACCACTTCGCGAACGGGGCCTCCGACCAGTCCAGCACCTCGCCGAAAGGGGTCTGCCAGGACAGTCGATTGGCCTGGGCGGCCCAGAACGCCAGCCGGTCGGCCTGCGCCTCGGCGTACAACTGCTCTGTCGCGTTGGCATTGGCCGCGAAACTGGCAGGCGGCGGATAGGCTGACGGAACTTCGCTAGACGTCGCTGGCGCGTGTGACATGAATGTGAGCGTAGTCACCAAACGTTGCAGTGGCGTTGGGACGTCGCAAGACGGTTGTCGGGCGGCGGTCCTGATGCGCCCAACGGTCGGCGAGATGGCGTTCAGCGGTCGGCTAGCGTTTCGCGTATGACCGATCCACTCGCACCACTGGTCGACCTGCCCGGCGTGTCTGCGGCGAGCGACGAGGCGCGTGAGGCCTTGGGCCGAGCCCATCGACACAAGTTCAACCTGCGCGGCTGGCCGCAGACGGCGGCCGAAGCCGCCCTGCGTGCGGCGCGGGCCTCCGCCGTGCTCGACGGTGGGGCCGTCCAGTTGTCCGCCGACGGTGAACCCGATGCGGTGACCGCGGGCGCCATCCGCGTCGCCGAGGCACTGGAAGGCGGTGCCAGCTCGCTCGTCGGGGTGTGGCAGCGGGCGCCGATGCAGGCCCTGGCCCGACTGCACGCGTTGGCCGCAGCCGACCTCACCGACGACGAGCACCTGGGCCGGCCGCGGACCGACCCTGACGTCGGGCGCCGTCTCGAGCTTTTGGCGGAGATCGTGACGGGCGGCTCCAAAGTTCCCGCTCCCGTGCTGGCCGCGGTGGCCCATGGCGAACTCATCAGCCTGGCTCCATTCGGGACCGCCGACGGGGTGGTGGCACGCGCGGTGTCGCGCTTGGTGACCATCGCCAGCGGGCTGGATCCGCACGGGCTGGGGGTTCCTGAGGCGCACTGGATGCGGAAGTCGGGGGAGTACCGGGCTGCTGCACGGGGATTCGCCTCCGGCACGGCCGACGGGCTGACCGCGTGGCTGTTGCTCAGTAGTGAGGCCCTGCAGGACGGTGCGCGCGAAGCGCTGCAGATCGCCCAGTCGGCGGCCGGCTGAACCCGCAGCTCGCGGCGCTCTCAGCAAACGAAAGCGGGCGACGTTCCGAAACGATGTCTCGGCTCGTCGCCCGCTAGCACGGATACCGGTTACCAAGCGTGCCAGGTGGGTTGCGTGGGTGACCTCGGCGTCCTTGCGATGCGCTTCGGCTGCAACCCCACCCAAGGAGTCGTCGTGGCCGTTCGCTCTCCGCAATCACGCAGGCCCGCAACACTTTTGCCTATTCCGCGGCATGTGCTCCGCGTGGGTGCCGGGACCCGTGCTGGGAAACCTGGTGCGGGAGATTTAGCCTTCTCTTCCGACTACCTCTTGGCCTCATCAAGCTTCCGTGGTTCCTTTGTACTACGTGACCACGGTCACAGCAAGGGTGAAATGCACCCGAGTTCCGATCGTTACGCCGAGGTCGTCAGCAACGACACGCGGTAGTTCAGGATGTGAAGCGGCGCAAGAGCGAATATGTCAGTGCGCCGGCCGCCAGGGCG
Protein-coding regions in this window:
- a CDS encoding Fic family protein, producing MTDPLAPLVDLPGVSAASDEAREALGRAHRHKFNLRGWPQTAAEAALRAARASAVLDGGAVQLSADGEPDAVTAGAIRVAEALEGGASSLVGVWQRAPMQALARLHALAAADLTDDEHLGRPRTDPDVGRRLELLAEIVTGGSKVPAPVLAAVAHGELISLAPFGTADGVVARAVSRLVTIASGLDPHGLGVPEAHWMRKSGEYRAAARGFASGTADGLTAWLLLSSEALQDGAREALQIAQSAAG